A genomic region of Blattabacterium cuenoti contains the following coding sequences:
- a CDS encoding glycerol-3-phosphate dehydrogenase/oxidase — MMKGFLNRERFLGILENINIWDVVVIGGGATGLGIALDSASRGYKTLLLEQSDFSKGTSSRSTKLVHGGIRYLAQGDIKLVYEALQERGHLLKNAPHLVKKQRFVIPIFSWRMGLLYWAGLKFYEWLAGSLSFGKSQFLSRNETLKMFPEIRPNSLKGGILYYDGQFDDARLAINIAQTCVQQGGVVLNYFQVKNLIKEIGKISGVIAYDLETKKKYSIYSKTVINATGVFSDSISKMDESTWPILIKPSQGTHIVLNKSFFSSSNAIVIPKTTDGRILFSVPWYDHVLIGTTDTFLDKSDLEPKPLEEEIDFILHTFKQYFVYTPKRKDILSAFSGLRPLFVPRHFSSSSTTQTKDISRSHKLMISPSGLVTIIGGKWTTYRKMAEETVNKAIEIGKLNKVPSITKNMKIYGSISSCKNHNFHWKKYGEDESHIQKLIEENPLWGESLISKCPSYYCTEAEVRWMVRYEMARTIEDVLARRFRLLFLNAKKAIDIAPRVAALMAQELSRDKTWEKSQVAAFKELAMQYYYPVV; from the coding sequence ATGATGAAAGGTTTTTTAAATAGAGAAAGATTTTTAGGTATTTTAGAAAATATAAATATTTGGGATGTTGTTGTTATTGGGGGTGGGGCAACAGGATTGGGAATCGCTTTGGATTCAGCTTCTAGAGGATATAAAACTCTTCTTTTGGAACAGTCTGATTTTTCTAAGGGAACTTCTAGTCGTAGTACTAAATTAGTTCACGGAGGAATACGATATTTGGCTCAAGGAGATATAAAATTAGTTTATGAAGCTTTACAGGAAAGAGGACATTTGTTGAAAAATGCTCCTCATTTGGTAAAAAAACAACGATTTGTTATTCCTATTTTTAGTTGGCGAATGGGGCTTTTATATTGGGCTGGTTTGAAATTTTATGAATGGTTAGCTGGTTCTCTGAGTTTTGGAAAATCTCAATTTTTATCTAGAAATGAAACACTGAAAATGTTTCCTGAAATTCGACCCAATAGTTTGAAAGGAGGTATTTTATATTATGATGGACAGTTTGATGATGCTCGTTTGGCTATTAATATAGCCCAAACTTGTGTTCAGCAAGGAGGAGTAGTATTAAATTATTTTCAAGTAAAAAATCTTATTAAAGAAATAGGAAAAATATCTGGAGTGATAGCTTATGATCTTGAAACCAAAAAAAAGTATTCTATTTATTCAAAAACAGTTATTAATGCCACAGGGGTTTTTTCAGATTCTATTTCTAAAATGGATGAATCTACATGGCCCATTTTAATAAAACCTAGTCAAGGGACGCATATTGTTTTAAATAAGTCATTTTTTAGCAGTTCCAATGCGATAGTTATTCCAAAAACGACGGATGGTCGAATTCTTTTTAGTGTACCATGGTATGATCATGTTTTAATAGGAACTACAGATACTTTTTTGGATAAAAGTGATCTTGAACCTAAACCTTTAGAAGAAGAAATAGATTTTATTTTACATACTTTTAAGCAATATTTTGTATATACACCGAAAAGAAAGGATATTCTAAGTGCTTTTTCAGGTTTGCGTCCTCTTTTTGTTCCCCGTCATTTTTCTTCTTCTTCTACCACTCAGACTAAAGATATATCTAGATCTCATAAACTTATGATTAGTCCTTCTGGACTAGTAACTATCATAGGTGGAAAATGGACGACATATAGAAAAATGGCAGAAGAAACTGTCAATAAAGCTATTGAGATAGGGAAATTAAATAAAGTTCCTTCTATCACAAAAAATATGAAAATTTATGGATCCATCTCTTCATGCAAGAATCATAATTTTCATTGGAAAAAATATGGTGAAGATGAATCTCATATTCAAAAATTAATTGAGGAAAATCCTCTATGGGGAGAGTCCTTAATATCTAAGTGTCCTTCTTATTATTGTACTGAAGCAGAAGTGAGATGGATGGTCCGTTATGAAATGGCTAGAACGATTGAAGATGTTTTAGCAAGAAGGTTTCGTTTATTATTTTTAAATGCTAAAAAAGCGATAGATATAGCACCACGAGTAGCAGCATTAATGGCTCAAGAACTTTCTCGAGATAAAACATGGGAAAAATCACAGGTAGCTGCTTTCAAAGAGTTAGCTATGCAATATTATTATCCAGTAGTTTAA
- the def gene encoding peptide deformylase, producing MILPIVVYGNPILRKKCIDIDINSCRKKIQELVKDMFETIHKVKGIGLAAPQIGKNIRLFIVETPYLLENGKDINNYKEVFINARILKIHGEEYEFNEGCLSIPGIMGHVKRKSHVLIEYYDHNWKKKKKTLKGICARVIQHEYDHMEGKLFIDYLSSRKKKLIEKELKTLLDRNKNPKM from the coding sequence ATGATATTACCTATAGTCGTTTATGGAAATCCTATTCTCAGAAAAAAATGCATAGACATAGACATTAACTCTTGTAGAAAAAAAATACAGGAATTAGTCAAAGATATGTTTGAAACTATACACAAAGTGAAAGGAATTGGATTGGCTGCTCCTCAAATTGGGAAAAATATACGACTTTTTATAGTTGAGACTCCCTATTTATTAGAAAATGGAAAGGATATCAATAATTATAAAGAAGTTTTCATTAACGCTAGAATATTAAAAATTCATGGAGAAGAATATGAATTTAATGAAGGTTGTCTTAGTATTCCTGGTATCATGGGACATGTCAAAAGAAAATCTCACGTATTAATAGAATACTATGATCATAACTGGAAAAAAAAGAAAAAAACTCTAAAAGGAATATGTGCTCGAGTGATTCAACATGAGTATGATCATATGGAAGGGAAACTTTTTATAGATTATTTATCTTCTAGAAAGAAAAAACTCATAGAAAAAGAATTAAAGACCCTATTGGATAGAAACAAAAACCCTAAAATGTGA
- the infC gene encoding translation initiation factor IF-3: MYRPLPQKKEGHRINTHIDSDQVRLVGNIVENGIYSIQDALQFAIDKELDLVEINPKVDPPVCKILDYKKFLYEQKKKKKQFKAKQIKVNTKEIRFGPQIGDHDGKVKIKSAEKFLMRGDKVKVFVFFKGRSIVYKDQGKIKLLKFAEEIEEYGRVEQMPVMEGKRMYMILAPKKF; encoded by the coding sequence ATATATCGTCCATTACCACAAAAAAAAGAGGGACATCGCATTAATACCCATATTGATTCTGATCAAGTACGCTTAGTTGGTAATATAGTAGAAAACGGGATTTATTCTATCCAGGATGCTCTTCAATTTGCTATAGATAAGGAATTAGATTTGGTAGAAATTAATCCTAAAGTGGATCCTCCAGTATGTAAAATACTGGATTATAAAAAATTTTTATATGAGCAGAAGAAAAAAAAGAAACAATTTAAAGCAAAACAAATTAAAGTAAATACTAAAGAAATTCGATTTGGTCCACAAATAGGAGATCATGATGGAAAAGTGAAAATAAAGAGTGCGGAAAAATTTTTAATGCGTGGGGATAAAGTGAAAGTTTTTGTTTTTTTTAAAGGTCGTTCAATAGTATATAAAGATCAAGGAAAAATAAAATTGTTAAAATTTGCAGAAGAAATTGAAGAATATGGAAGAGTGGAACAAATGCCTGTTATGGAAGGAAAAAGAATGTATATGATCTTAGCTCCAAAGAAGTTTTAA
- a CDS encoding 2,3,4,5-tetrahydropyridine-2,6-dicarboxylate N-succinyltransferase, with amino-acid sequence MKIDQLKLDIETAWKNRKELSTDSSRRVIHVMDLLEKGTIRVSEFVNGKWRVNEWIKQAIIMYFSIMEMNVVELGPLEFYDKIPIKNKFKEKGIRVVPTAVARYGSYISHGVVLMPSYVNIGAYIGEKTMVDTWATVGSCAQIGSRVHISGGVGIGGVLEPIQASPVIIEDDVFIGSRCILVEGVIIEREAVLGANVVLTASTKIFDVTNDKPVERKGFIPKYSVVIPGSFPKKFPSGIYHVPCALIIGKRKDSTNKKTSLNEALRTHNIVL; translated from the coding sequence ATGAAAATAGATCAGCTTAAATTAGATATAGAAACAGCTTGGAAAAATAGAAAAGAATTGTCTACAGACAGTAGTCGTCGTGTGATTCATGTTATGGATCTTTTAGAAAAAGGAACCATAAGAGTTTCAGAGTTTGTAAATGGAAAATGGAGGGTAAATGAATGGATAAAACAGGCGATAATTATGTATTTTTCCATTATGGAGATGAATGTGGTCGAATTAGGTCCATTAGAATTTTATGACAAAATTCCGATTAAGAATAAATTTAAAGAGAAAGGGATTCGTGTAGTACCCACTGCTGTAGCACGTTATGGATCTTATATTTCTCATGGAGTGGTTCTTATGCCATCTTACGTGAATATAGGAGCTTATATAGGAGAAAAAACGATGGTGGATACATGGGCTACAGTAGGGAGTTGTGCTCAAATTGGAAGTAGAGTGCATATAAGTGGTGGAGTTGGAATAGGAGGAGTTTTAGAACCTATACAAGCTTCTCCAGTGATTATTGAAGACGATGTTTTTATTGGATCTAGATGTATTTTAGTCGAAGGAGTTATTATAGAGAGAGAAGCTGTGTTAGGAGCTAATGTAGTTTTAACCGCTTCTACTAAAATATTTGATGTCACAAATGATAAACCTGTTGAGAGGAAAGGTTTCATTCCTAAATATTCTGTAGTTATTCCTGGGTCTTTTCCAAAAAAATTTCCTTCAGGAATATATCATGTTCCATGTGCTCTTATTATAGGAAAAAGAAAAGATAGTACCAATAAAAAAACCTCTTTAAATGAAGCCTTGAGAACTCATAATATTGTTTTGTAA
- the rpmI gene encoding 50S ribosomal protein L35: protein MPKLKTKSGSKKRFKKTANGHIKKKQAFKNHLLTKKSKKRKRHLSKFSLLKGSDKKNIKKQF from the coding sequence ATGCCTAAATTGAAAACAAAATCAGGATCAAAAAAAAGATTTAAAAAAACAGCTAATGGCCATATAAAAAAAAAACAGGCATTTAAAAATCATCTTTTGACTAAAAAATCGAAAAAAAGAAAACGTCATCTTTCTAAATTTTCTTTATTGAAAGGTTCAGATAAAAAGAATATAAAAAAACAATTTTAA
- the rplT gene encoding 50S ribosomal protein L20, translated as MPRSTNAVYSRRKRKKILKYAKGFYGARSKVYTVAKNAVEKSFSYAFSGRKKKKTYFRSLWIQRINAGARIYGMSYSVFMKKLSDKNIKLNRKVLSDFSMNDPNTFKKIVEYITF; from the coding sequence ATGCCGAGATCTACAAATGCGGTTTACTCTAGACGAAAACGTAAAAAAATACTTAAATATGCAAAAGGATTTTATGGAGCAAGAAGCAAGGTTTATACCGTGGCTAAAAACGCCGTAGAGAAATCTTTTAGCTATGCTTTTTCAGGAAGAAAAAAAAAGAAAACATATTTTAGATCTCTTTGGATTCAACGTATAAACGCTGGAGCTCGTATATATGGAATGTCTTATTCTGTATTTATGAAAAAATTATCTGATAAAAACATTAAACTTAACAGAAAAGTTCTCTCCGATTTTTCTATGAATGATCCGAATACTTTTAAAAAAATAGTAGAATATATCACATTTTAG
- a CDS encoding MIP/aquaporin family protein yields MTKISAEIIGTMILVFLGNGVVANVLLSKTKGHGDGGWVTITMGWALAVFMGILVSAPYSGGHLNPSVTIGFAIIGKLKWNLVPVYIASQLIGAMLGSLLVWILYKDHFSETKNEQDKLSVFTTSPSIRNLYYNLLSEILATFIFMFVTLYLAEESIFFHKKKYSLAGLGYLGAFPSALIILGIGLSLGGTTGYAINPARDLGPRIIYSIIPISGGKANSNWDYAFVPVLGPIIGSVIAAALYLSIK; encoded by the coding sequence ATGACAAAAATATCTGCAGAGATTATAGGAACCATGATCTTGGTTTTTTTAGGAAATGGAGTAGTGGCTAATGTTCTATTGTCTAAAACAAAAGGACATGGAGATGGTGGATGGGTTACTATTACTATGGGATGGGCATTAGCTGTTTTTATGGGAATATTAGTTTCCGCACCTTATAGTGGTGGACATCTAAACCCTTCTGTCACGATAGGTTTTGCTATAATTGGAAAATTGAAATGGAATCTTGTTCCTGTTTATATTGCATCTCAATTGATAGGGGCAATGTTGGGATCTTTATTAGTCTGGATTTTATATAAAGATCATTTTTCAGAAACTAAAAATGAACAAGATAAATTATCTGTATTCACTACAAGTCCTTCTATAAGAAATTTATATTATAATTTATTGAGTGAAATATTAGCGACTTTTATTTTTATGTTTGTGACTTTATATCTTGCAGAAGAATCCATTTTTTTTCATAAAAAAAAATATTCCCTTGCAGGATTAGGATATTTAGGAGCTTTTCCATCAGCTCTAATTATATTAGGAATTGGATTATCTTTAGGAGGTACGACGGGTTATGCTATTAATCCTGCTCGTGATTTAGGTCCAAGAATTATATATTCTATAATTCCTATATCTGGTGGAAAAGCAAATAGCAACTGGGATTACGCTTTTGTTCCTGTATTAGGACCTATTATTGGTAGTGTAATAGCAGCTGCATTATATTTATCAATAAAATGA
- a CDS encoding L-threonylcarbamoyladenylate synthase — MSFYEEIEKSVKILKKGKSLLYPTDTVWGLGCDAFNIKAIEKIYKIKNRSFSKTMILLVESMDRLCELVEEIPFFVKKILQENHRKKPITIVYENPRKIVSKLNTKDNTLAIRLTMDPFCSRLIQNLDRPIISTSANLSGFPTPKSFDEISPSILNNIDYAVNLRRKEISSYSSSSILKIVSNKVKILRM, encoded by the coding sequence ATGTCTTTTTACGAAGAAATAGAAAAAAGTGTAAAAATATTAAAAAAAGGAAAAAGTTTATTATATCCTACAGATACTGTATGGGGATTAGGTTGTGATGCTTTTAATATAAAAGCTATAGAAAAAATATATAAAATAAAGAATAGAAGTTTTTCTAAAACTATGATTCTTTTAGTAGAAAGCATGGATCGTTTATGCGAATTAGTAGAGGAAATTCCTTTTTTCGTCAAAAAAATACTTCAGGAAAATCATAGAAAAAAACCTATCACTATCGTATACGAAAATCCTAGAAAAATAGTTTCTAAATTAAATACTAAAGATAATACTTTAGCCATCCGTTTAACCATGGATCCTTTTTGTTCTCGTTTAATTCAAAATCTAGATAGACCCATTATATCTACTTCTGCTAATTTATCAGGATTTCCTACTCCTAAATCATTTGATGAAATCAGTCCTTCTATTTTAAATAATATAGATTATGCGGTGAACTTACGTAGAAAAGAAATATCTAGTTATAGTAGTTCTTCTATACTAAAAATTGTTTCAAATAAAGTGAAAATATTACGCATGTAA
- the ffh gene encoding signal recognition particle protein translates to MFEHLQKKLNKAFHILKGNSRITETNIAETMKEIRRALIDADVNYKIAKTFVQRVKEKSIGKKVLTSLNPRQLIIKLVYDELVSLMGEKNREINISNNPSIILICGLQGSGKTSFSSKLAYFLCRKKNKNPLLVAADIYRPAAIDQLKIIADKVHLPVFFLKGNKNVIEIIEKSLIYASEKKYNVVIIDTAGRLAIDKKMMNEIQKIYQDYNPDETLFVVDSMTGQDAINTAQIFSHTLNFDGIVMTKLDGDSRGGVAITMSSVIGKPIKFISNGEKIEDIEIFYPERIANRILGMGDIVSLVEKVQEQFNEEETKNIYKKISKNRFNFDDLLEQLQQVKKIGSMKNLMSMIPGMDRFFEHKNEKKDSFKEIESIILSMTPYERNHPKMLDDVRRKKRISKGSGVSLREIDLFLKKFYNISKMMKTINANSGSQIIKNFLSKMINKENRI, encoded by the coding sequence ATGTTTGAACATTTACAAAAAAAATTGAATAAAGCTTTTCATATTTTGAAGGGAAATAGTAGAATAACTGAAACAAATATTGCAGAGACTATGAAAGAAATTCGTAGAGCTCTTATTGATGCTGATGTTAATTACAAAATTGCTAAAACCTTTGTTCAAAGAGTTAAAGAAAAATCTATAGGTAAAAAAGTACTAACTTCTTTAAATCCAAGACAACTAATTATAAAACTTGTATATGATGAGTTAGTTTCCCTTATGGGAGAAAAAAATAGAGAAATAAATATTTCTAATAACCCTTCCATTATTTTGATTTGTGGTTTACAAGGAAGTGGAAAGACTTCTTTTTCTTCTAAGCTTGCTTATTTTTTGTGTAGAAAAAAAAATAAAAATCCTTTATTAGTAGCTGCAGATATTTATCGTCCTGCAGCCATAGATCAACTAAAAATTATTGCAGATAAAGTTCATCTTCCTGTTTTCTTTTTAAAAGGAAATAAGAATGTAATAGAGATTATTGAAAAATCTCTTATTTACGCTTCTGAAAAAAAATATAATGTCGTTATTATTGATACTGCAGGTCGATTAGCTATTGATAAAAAGATGATGAATGAAATTCAAAAAATTTATCAGGATTATAATCCTGATGAAACTTTATTCGTTGTAGACTCCATGACCGGACAAGACGCTATAAATACGGCTCAAATTTTTTCTCATACTCTGAATTTTGATGGGATAGTAATGACTAAATTAGATGGGGATAGTAGAGGAGGAGTAGCTATTACTATGTCTAGTGTCATTGGAAAACCTATAAAATTTATTAGTAATGGAGAAAAAATAGAAGATATAGAAATTTTTTACCCAGAAAGAATAGCTAATCGTATTTTAGGAATGGGGGATATCGTTTCTTTAGTAGAAAAAGTTCAAGAACAATTTAACGAGGAAGAAACTAAAAATATTTATAAGAAGATTTCAAAAAATCGTTTTAATTTTGATGATCTTTTGGAGCAACTTCAACAAGTGAAAAAAATAGGAAGTATGAAAAATCTTATGTCCATGATTCCTGGCATGGATAGATTTTTTGAGCATAAGAACGAAAAAAAAGATTCTTTCAAAGAGATAGAATCTATAATTCTATCTATGACTCCATATGAGAGAAATCATCCAAAAATGCTTGATGATGTGAGAAGAAAAAAAAGAATTTCAAAAGGTTCTGGAGTTTCCTTAAGGGAGATTGACCTTTTTTTAAAAAAATTTTATAATATAAGTAAAATGATGAAAACTATTAATGCTAATTCTGGATCACAAATAATAAAAAATTTTTTATCGAAAATGATTAATAAAGAAAATAGGATATAG
- the ruvX gene encoding Holliday junction resolvase RuvX: MTRILGIDYGKVITGLSITDPLQKFAFGLNAIPTKNLMNFLAIFIANEPIKKIVIGLPKTLNNKNALIEKSIQNFISEFHKKNPKIRIDRIDERFTSKMAFYTMIELGLKRKKRRQKGIINKISATIILQSYLTKREKKINL, from the coding sequence ATGACAAGAATATTGGGAATAGATTACGGAAAAGTAATAACAGGTTTATCTATAACAGATCCTTTACAAAAATTTGCATTTGGACTAAATGCCATTCCGACTAAAAATTTAATGAATTTTTTAGCTATTTTTATAGCTAACGAACCTATAAAAAAAATTGTTATAGGATTACCCAAAACATTAAACAACAAAAATGCTTTAATAGAAAAATCTATTCAGAACTTTATTTCTGAATTTCATAAAAAAAATCCTAAAATTAGAATAGATCGAATAGATGAACGTTTTACATCTAAAATGGCCTTTTATACTATGATAGAATTAGGTTTGAAAAGAAAAAAAAGAAGACAAAAAGGAATTATAAACAAAATTAGTGCAACAATTATTTTACAATCTTATCTTACAAAAAGAGAAAAAAAAATTAATCTATGA
- the glpK gene encoding glycerol kinase GlpK translates to MLMKKYVLSLDQGTTSSRAIVFDWVGNIISVAQREFTQIYPYPGWVEHNAEEIWSTQASVALEAILKANLEGSNIVAIGITNQRETTVVWDRKTGEPISNAIVWQDRRTSSYCDQMKCEGLTEMIRKKTGLIIDPYFSATKIKWILENVPGARKKANSGKLAFGTIDSWLIWNLTGKEIHVTDVTNASRTMLFNIHTLSWDQDLIKLFDIPKTMLPEVKSSSEIFGYTTGHILSHQIPISGIAGDQQAALFGQMCTKIGMVKNTYGTGCFMLMNVGENPVFSRNNLITTIAWKIKDKVQYALEGSVFIAGAVVQWLRDGLGLLLSSSEAEKLASSVDNTEGMYMVPAFSGLGAPYWDQKARGTIVGITRGTSSAHFVRAALESIAFQNMDVLKAMEADSGISIKELRVDGGATVNKLLMQFQSDILNVKVVKSKISELTAAGAAYLAGLAVNYWTSLEDIQDKWQLEHVFEPKGMSSRWERIQGWKKAIKTTRSWSSK, encoded by the coding sequence ATGCTTATGAAAAAATATGTGCTATCATTAGATCAAGGAACTACTAGTTCTAGAGCTATTGTTTTTGATTGGGTTGGAAATATTATATCCGTAGCTCAAAGAGAATTTACACAAATTTATCCTTATCCTGGATGGGTAGAACATAATGCAGAAGAAATATGGTCTACACAAGCTTCAGTAGCTTTAGAGGCAATTTTAAAAGCAAATTTAGAAGGTAGTAACATTGTTGCTATAGGAATTACTAACCAAAGAGAAACAACCGTTGTATGGGATAGAAAAACGGGAGAACCTATTTCTAATGCGATCGTATGGCAAGACAGACGTACATCTAGTTATTGTGATCAGATGAAATGTGAAGGTTTGACTGAAATGATTCGCAAAAAAACCGGTCTTATTATAGATCCTTATTTTTCTGCTACTAAAATTAAATGGATATTAGAAAATGTTCCAGGAGCTAGGAAAAAAGCAAATTCTGGAAAATTAGCTTTCGGAACTATAGATTCATGGTTAATATGGAATTTAACCGGTAAGGAAATTCATGTAACGGATGTCACTAATGCATCTAGAACCATGCTTTTTAATATTCATACTCTTAGTTGGGATCAAGATTTAATCAAATTATTTGACATTCCAAAAACAATGCTTCCAGAAGTAAAGTCTTCTAGTGAAATTTTTGGTTATACAACGGGTCATATTTTATCCCATCAAATTCCAATATCTGGAATTGCTGGAGATCAACAGGCCGCTCTATTTGGTCAAATGTGCACTAAAATTGGAATGGTCAAAAATACTTATGGAACAGGTTGTTTTATGTTAATGAATGTTGGAGAAAATCCTGTTTTCTCTCGAAATAATTTAATAACTACCATTGCTTGGAAAATTAAAGATAAGGTTCAATATGCTTTAGAAGGAAGTGTATTTATTGCTGGAGCAGTTGTGCAATGGCTTAGAGATGGGTTAGGTTTACTGTTATCTTCAAGTGAAGCGGAAAAATTAGCATCTTCAGTAGATAATACGGAAGGGATGTATATGGTTCCGGCTTTTTCTGGTTTGGGGGCTCCTTATTGGGATCAAAAAGCTAGAGGGACTATTGTTGGAATTACTAGGGGAACTTCTTCTGCTCATTTTGTACGTGCGGCTTTGGAAAGTATTGCTTTTCAAAATATGGATGTGCTTAAAGCTATGGAAGCAGATTCTGGGATTTCTATAAAAGAACTTCGTGTAGATGGAGGAGCAACGGTTAATAAATTATTAATGCAATTTCAATCTGATATTTTGAATGTAAAAGTAGTTAAATCCAAAATATCTGAACTTACAGCAGCGGGTGCCGCTTATTTAGCTGGATTAGCTGTTAATTACTGGACGAGTTTGGAAGATATTCAAGATAAATGGCAATTAGAACATGTTTTTGAACCAAAAGGGATGTCAAGTCGTTGGGAACGAATTCAAGGTTGGAAAAAAGCAATCAAAACAACACGTTCTTGGTCTAGTAAATAA
- the thrS gene encoding threonine--tRNA ligase: protein MNKYSVPDLDHRKIGKKLKFFVFSDRVGTGLPLWLPRGTIFRRNLEEFLTDIQKKSGYEMIMTPHIGHKKLYVRSGHWDKYGKDSFKPIKTPHSEEEFLLKPMNCPHHCEVYRSQEWSYRDLPKRFAEFGTVYRYEQSGELHGLTRVRCFTQDDAHIFCTYDQLLEEFKKVINLVFYVFRRLGFLEYTIRVSLRDPKKIHNYIGSDKNWEMAENAILQAVKDKKIDASVHYGEAAFYGPKLDFLIRDSLGRNWQLGTIQVDYNLPERFDLYYKGKNNERHRPVMIHRAPLGSLERLIAILIEHTKGNLPLWLVPNQAVILPISDKYIIYAKKILNLMLNHNIRVFIDDRNEKIDKRIRDSEENKIPYMIILGEKEEKNKMISLRRHGLGHIGIFTIYNGIDAIFKETN from the coding sequence ATGAATAAATATTCAGTTCCTGATCTAGATCACAGAAAAATAGGGAAAAAACTAAAGTTTTTTGTTTTTTCTGATAGAGTTGGAACGGGATTGCCATTATGGTTACCTAGAGGAACAATTTTCAGAAGAAATTTGGAAGAATTTTTAACGGATATTCAGAAAAAATCAGGATATGAGATGATTATGACTCCACATATTGGACATAAGAAATTATATGTGAGAAGTGGACATTGGGATAAATATGGAAAAGATAGTTTTAAACCGATTAAAACTCCTCATTCAGAAGAAGAATTTCTATTAAAACCAATGAATTGTCCTCATCACTGTGAAGTTTATCGTTCTCAAGAATGGTCATATAGAGATCTTCCTAAACGTTTTGCAGAATTTGGAACCGTTTATAGGTATGAACAAAGTGGAGAACTTCATGGTCTTACAAGAGTAAGATGTTTTACACAAGATGACGCTCATATTTTTTGTACGTATGATCAGCTATTGGAAGAGTTTAAAAAAGTCATAAATTTAGTTTTTTACGTATTTCGTCGTTTAGGTTTTTTGGAATATACGATTAGAGTTTCATTGAGAGATCCCAAAAAAATCCATAACTATATTGGATCAGACAAAAATTGGGAAATGGCTGAAAATGCTATTCTACAAGCTGTTAAAGATAAAAAAATAGATGCATCCGTTCATTATGGAGAAGCCGCTTTTTATGGTCCTAAATTAGATTTTCTTATCAGAGATTCTTTGGGAAGAAATTGGCAACTAGGGACTATTCAAGTAGATTATAATTTACCTGAAAGATTTGATTTATATTATAAGGGAAAAAATAATGAAAGACATCGTCCAGTTATGATTCATCGTGCTCCTTTGGGTTCTTTGGAACGTCTGATTGCCATTCTTATAGAACACACAAAAGGAAATCTTCCATTGTGGTTGGTTCCTAATCAAGCCGTTATTCTTCCTATAAGTGATAAATATATAATTTATGCAAAAAAAATTTTAAATTTGATGTTAAATCATAATATTCGTGTGTTTATTGATGACAGAAACGAGAAAATTGATAAGAGAATCAGGGATTCTGAAGAAAACAAAATTCCTTATATGATTATTTTGGGGGAGAAAGAAGAAAAAAATAAAATGATTTCATTACGACGTCATGGATTAGGTCATATAGGAATATTTACTATTTATAATGGAATAGATGCTATTTTTAAAGAAACTAATTAA